A region of the Triplophysa rosa linkage group LG5, Trosa_1v2, whole genome shotgun sequence genome:
TTTGCCGTTTACAATTTATCAAAGTTTTTCTGAATTATGTTGCCAGAAGTCTGCTAAACCTTCTGGTGACATCATCAAAAAGAAAAGTGGTTCATAGATAAACTCATATTTTTTCATTCTAAATATTTATTGCAGGTAAAACATCAAACAAGACACCTAATATAAAGTGGGACTGAAATTTCATATGTAATAAGACCTCTGGTAAAGGTTCGTGCTTGTGTACCTGGCTCTGCAGTTGACTCTGACTCTCCTCCAGCTGTGCGATACGTGATGTACTTTCCTGCAGCATGGTGTGCTGGTTCTGGATGGAGTTCTGCAGCTCCAGGTTCTCCTCACTGGAGCGCTGATATGCCAAACATTTCCTCCTCAGCTCTTCCTGCAGCTCAGAGAGCTAAGAAACATCATCACTTAAGAGATATATTAACAAATAGGACTTGCTTATCACCATTTAAAAAACGCAGGGGAACAGGAAAAGGAAGTGTCATTCAGACCATGATATTGACTGACCTCAACGTTTTTCCGCTCCAGCTCTCTCTCATGATGTTTCTTCACCTCCTCCATCTGCTGGAGGCAACAACTCAGCTCCTCTTTACAACAGGATAGTTCTGTCTGCAGGCTCCTCACCTGGAAGAGAGTCAATAAGCAGGACACGTACCTGTAACTCCGCTGTTAGGGCACAGTGCTCATATTGGGTTTGAATGCCAAAGAATGCACAGgctgttaaaatgtttttcctAAACGCAATGCACTACTTTAGATAAGTGTCTGACAACTTCTTAATGACCTCAGAGGAGTTCCTTACGGTGCAAAAAAGGTTTATTGGTCTCACCTTTGAAGCAGAGTCAGCAGCCTGCTCTTCGATGCCCCTAAGTTTCTCTTCACTACATTTAGATCTGGCTTGGAAATCCTGTTCAAGAAACAGAACTATATTTAATTAGCGATTTAACAATTCGCTATGATCTCACATATTGATGCTTAAGGGAATGAATGGCTTGAATGATGTCAGATTTCTATGTGAATAAATGAGATCTGACCTCAGTGAGCTGTTCTATAGAGGCCTGCAGAAGAGTGGCTCTCTGCTGTGATACCTGCTTCTCACGTAGAAGCTCAGACATATTTTCCTCTAGTTCTTCAATTTCGGTTTCTTTTTGAGCCAAAGACAACCTGAGCTGGAAACGGTTATTAGACTTAGGATTTTATTTGAacaaatgtaatattatttataagaTATCTGCATACTTACCACCTCTATTTTGTCCTCCAGCTCCTTGCATTTGTGTGATTGTGAAACCTTGGATTTCTCCATTGACTGCTTATGTTCCTTCTGCTTTTTGCTCAAGACTAACTGATAGTGTTGAATACTGCTGGCTTTTTCCTTATTTACCATTTGAAAAGACAACATTAATAGGTCTGCTAATTacatctttgtttttttatttgatattgtATATGTACATTGTATATGTTGTATGTGTTACCAGTAGCTCTTGTTCAAGCTGGCTGGTCTTTATTGCAGCCTGGGAATAAGCCGAACTCTTCTCCTGCAGTTGTTTCTCCAGCACAGCCACACGcaagattttcttttttagcTAATAAACACAATTTTGAGATAGACACAAAAGGCTCAAAATGAAGAAATTTAATGTTTATTGCACAGTTATGCAAAGCAAGATTTTGGATGCAAGACTTCAAGGGCAGGGCTACCCTGCGAGGTTCCAGATTTGATGGCACTCTCACCTCTTTCTCGAAGGAGGTGGCTTGAGTAGCTTTTTCCAGAAGCTGGTTATGAAGCTGCTGGTAGTGAGAGGATCTCTCTGTGATGGAGGCCTGCAGGGAGGAAATCTCCTCCTGAGCTCGGGTCAGTCTTTCCTGAAGGCTCTGAGCAGCGCTGGCCTGCCGGGTCTTCTCCCGCTCAGCCATCTGCAACACTGCTAACAGCTTCTGATAGCGCTCACCTAAATGAACATGAGATTGAGTAAAGGcttgtaaaatacattaaaacacgaTTGGGGGAATGAATAGATGAAACTTGGCAGTCTCAGTAATGGTTTGTAATGTCTGGCTGGAGGATATAATGAGACAAAATGAGAGTTAGACACTCACCAGACTTTTGTTTTAAAGATTCAGTGGTGTTGGTGTAGGAGAACGATGGCAGCGAACAAGGGTTCACACACAGCGCACCATCTCGGTTCTGAAACATAAGCCATTCCATTAAGGTGCCTTCCAGCAAAattttaaagagtaactattacaatgtccttaaaattacatttcatgcagtgtgtaatgttgctgtgtgtgaatgtaagcggTCTACCAAGTTGAAAGGCCGAAattgaacgaataacaaagttattggcttgggaaaaaaggagtcgactctgaatcacgcgaacgagtcgtctaTCGTTCTAATTTCAGATCCGGGTCAGATCTGCATCACTTCGCAcaatgcccgcctacgttccatttgcgacactgcacgcggtagaccaatcacagcagactagaccatctgaccaatcagatcagagtaggctgacagaaaggaggggattagacggatgaatcgccgaacgaatcatttgagagtcagtcaagaagtgaggtaataataactgcctattgttagaaaattaaagtgtgtttacaccgtgtatgtacgtaaacttcttgttggacactccataaaccatagtaggaccttaaaagtcacaaaatatttactctttgaGATTTTCTACTATGAATTTATAAAAAGCAAAGCAGAAATCAACAAGcagatgtttaatgtttgtgtcTGTATCCAGCACCTCTCTGAGATGTAATAAGTCCAGTATGCCCTCCAGGCTGGTCAGCTCAGTTCTGTCCAGCTCTTTCTCTCTGAGGGCCTGAGCCACCCTCTGCTCCTGACAGGCCGTGAGGAGACGCAGGTCCTCGTTCTCTCTTCTCACGCTCGCCGTTGCCTGCAGCTGAGTCTCCTTCTCATCCAGCTCCTTCTGCAGTTTTTTCAGCTGATCTGAGAGCTGCTGCACATGAGACTGCAGCTGCACACGCTCAGTGGAGACAGACTCTAATCGACCATGAACCTCCTTCAGCTCACTAATCAGATCAGAACAAAATTGCCAGTTACAATTAATCTCAGCCATTTGCGCTCTGCATACAGTCTGGAAGCTATTCAAATTCTGTAGTCACTTTGGATACCAATAATAAGAAAACAGTTTCATAAAAATCAGAGAACAGGGTTTGCAATTCAGTGCACTGTTGAAGAATGATATATATAAcccaaaattaaacaaatcaacAAAGGATTTAGAATAGAATTTGGGATGCTCTTTTACCAGATGTTTTGACGTAgaccctccctctctctctccagctctGCAAACTTCCTCTCcagctcctctctctctctgtcacactGCATCAAACTGACCTTCAGCTGATTCTCACTCTCCTTCACCTTTTACAAACACAtgacacacacaacagaaaacGTTGTCATTGTCATTGTACAGGATTTAAGAGGTAAACTTGTTTTTACAAAAGCAAATTTACCTCCTTTAGCTTTTTCGAAATGTCTTCCTTGTAGTCCCTGAAGGTAACTGTAAGCTTCTCAGCGTTAAGAAGTGCTTGGTTTCTCTGCTGCTCCGCCCTTTCAAAGCGACAAAGATTTTATAAAAACCTAAGTTGTGAGGTTTCAAACTACAAATACAATTAGTCTGCTTATTGTTTTCACTAGCGTAACTCAGAGCGTACCGTTTCCCCAGATGTGTTCTTTCAGCTAGCTCGGCTTTAACTAATCTCAGCTCATCTCTGAGCTTCTCCACCAGTCTGTTACTCTCAATCACTATCTGTTCACTTGCTTCCAGCTTCTGCTCAGCAGCCCTAAAGAAGACAGAGCAGATCAGTCAATATTTCTGTCTGAAAGGCATGTGATTTCTTTCAGAAGGAATTAGGCGGTAAAGAGAGAAATACCTACTCCAAAGCTTTCGTCTGAGCGTCCAGTTCTGCCTCTAGATCGATAATCTGCTCATTCATGAGAGACACACTGGAGGTCCTGGCTCCCACGGTAGATCCCAAAACACGGATCTATAGAACAAATAGCTGAGGTAAttttgcaaaaacagtatgcaataTCTTCCCGATTAATTAAAGCggaaatgacaacattttttatttacaatgtaaATTAGGGGTGGTTTGGCATTCAtagcaacatttatttttcagtatttTACCAAAATAGGCAGCTATAACAGATCTCTCATCAATGAGCATTACCTTAGACCTTGAGCTGGCTAACTCAAGCTGAGCAGCCTCCAGATCACTGACGAGCTGCCTGTTCTCCATGACCAGAGACATGTTCTCCTGCCTGACGGAGTTGAGCTTCCTCCTAAGCACAGACGTCTCTGTCTCCATGTCTTTCTTTGCCTGTGggcagacacaaaaccagttatcttaaataaaatattaaacggCTTTTGAAACACTTAGCAATACAATACTAGAAATgtaattgtatcatttttctaTATCATAACTGCTAGAACTTATCAGTATGCGGTAATATCCGGTGTTGTGCTGTGTTTTAATGCatccataaataaataaatgatgatttgtatttaattaaattgtgATTCATAGACAGTTGAATATGCAAACTGGATTCTGTTGTCAATAGCAACACTGTTCCATACAAGTGCAACTGGCGCcatgttgtgtttcatttattgaCTGCACTGAAAAAGACATAATCATGCTTATACACTTCCgatcaaaagtttaggatcactttttattcatattttccacagtttagaataatattaaacccatcaaaaccatgaaataacacaaatgtagcggtgggaattatgttgtgactaaaagcatccaaaataaatgaactctATGTTATAAAGTAGCATCTTTAAAGTAGCCACTCTTTATCTAGAATCGTACACTTCGCATTTTATCATCCAGCTTCTTGAGGCCTCAACCTGGGAAGCTTTTTCTTCAGTACTGAAGGAATTTCAATCTATGCTGGACTCTTAATgactgctttttatttattatttggtaCAAATAAtccatttaatatataaaattaggttttctgataaaataaattaaaatgttggcacaattatatttttgtctacaaaggtgatttcaaacattgagacacacaccttcagattaatagatttttaagatcatgagaaaaAATTTTTttcaagtgatcctaaacttttgaccggtagtgtacgTATGAACACCCTTCTCAAGTTAATTACCAGGATAAATCGTAATACACAGAAGAACACTTTAGTTATTCTCATACTGAATCCTAAAGTCAACTTGACAACATCTCAGCATGACTGATCTTCTCTTTACCACGCAGCATCTTTATTTACTTACTGTGCAGTCACAAGTggatacacaaacacattcccTCTGCTCTGTTGTTCTGTCAGGGCGTGAATATCTTTCTGGCTTCTGAAGGTCCTCTAAAGTAATACGACCAGCGAAGTCGTGTGCTCCCCTCCTGTCATTATCCACACCAATGATGTAATTTCCTGATAGACTGAAGTAAGAGTCAACAAGagcaatttaaaggggtcatatggtgcgaatacgtgtttttctgtgtctttggtgtgttataagttgcccatgcatgtattagacacgtaaaattgcaaattaaagtgtcggagcaaaagatgcattctatctaaaagcgaatgctcacccagacctgcctgaaatgcctcgtgtaaccacacccccacaaatctacgtcagttcgtggtatgatttgactaagaccgcccaaatgtatacgcaagtaaggtggggcgtacctgtcagtacaattccTTTataacctgatgttccaaatatggtaagaggcgttacat
Encoded here:
- the ccdc18 gene encoding coiled-coil domain-containing protein 18 isoform X1, encoding MSPNHSVGLVEDVVSLRNQLLLTEQNLQSLGEQLSLSGNYIIGVDNDRRGAHDFAGRITLEDLQKPERYSRPDRTTEQRECVCVSTCDCTAKKDMETETSVLRRKLNSVRQENMSLVMENRQLVSDLEAAQLELASSRSKIRVLGSTVGARTSSVSLMNEQIIDLEAELDAQTKALEAAEQKLEASEQIVIESNRLVEKLRDELRLVKAELAERTHLGKRAEQQRNQALLNAEKLTVTFRDYKEDISKKLKEVKESENQLKVSLMQCDREREELERKFAELEREREGLRQNICELKEVHGRLESVSTERVQLQSHVQQLSDQLKKLQKELDEKETQLQATASVRRENEDLRLLTACQEQRVAQALREKELDRTELTSLEGILDLLHLRENRDGALCVNPCSLPSFSYTNTTESLKQKSGERYQKLLAVLQMAEREKTRQASAAQSLQERLTRAQEEISSLQASITERSSHYQQLHNQLLEKATQATSFEKELKKKILRVAVLEKQLQEKSSAYSQAAIKTSQLEQELLEKASSIQHYQLVLSKKQKEHKQSMEKSKVSQSHKCKELEDKIEVLRLSLAQKETEIEELEENMSELLREKQVSQQRATLLQASIEQLTEDFQARSKCSEEKLRGIEEQAADSASKVRSLQTELSCCKEELSCCLQQMEEVKKHHERELERKNVELSELQEELRRKCLAYQRSSEENLELQNSIQNQHTMLQESTSRIAQLEESQSQLQSQVSQLEKELEKERSALSQALRRREREVEEATQEVQKKQRQAAELSGSITQLSSEMNKCRVELSDMELELLRLRRDSSAKASQLGQMEETLRETKGMLDKKSEMVIDLEEKLHRSEMDRRNSLQQGQLLEGQLQEVRGELADTLDHLQELRDVLQRSQLTSDQRQATIDKLAAELRESQRELEERNHEVLDLDSALKERQGELQQRAQLLGQLDVVIKDHKLEMERKVEYLQDSLEKSQKEIRDRDQKVQFLTERLEMLKSQLQVKEELEKGALEHGQQLRVYREQLQKTVHDLQDSHTRCDALNTQLNDVTQQARQKESEVQHLREEMAEMERSFTQTEVRLQAVVTALQQELEQQREEHHKELSALQQTRGQLLKVSDQISNSLRNSQEQLMQRLQQARDQLEEARATSAHLHAELHSKEQLLQSANETLLIKESELTRLQARLSSLERATELHNITLRHKPSTPPPLSPPLKDFILQSSLSPSKKTSSAHSSLSFLHKAFSDTSLELSESLKADVQAALLPPPSPDQAWQGLSTHETTSATDMSFNPLTYMLDREETEEQEETDLESLSGMLRFVNQTLALQEQQSLCDSSTHKSGT
- the ccdc18 gene encoding coiled-coil domain-containing protein 18 isoform X2, whose amino-acid sequence is MFKDNRGLVEDVVSLRNQLLLTEQNLQSLGEQLSLSGNYIIGVDNDRRGAHDFAGRITLEDLQKPERYSRPDRTTEQRECVCVSTCDCTAKKDMETETSVLRRKLNSVRQENMSLVMENRQLVSDLEAAQLELASSRSKIRVLGSTVGARTSSVSLMNEQIIDLEAELDAQTKALEAAEQKLEASEQIVIESNRLVEKLRDELRLVKAELAERTHLGKRAEQQRNQALLNAEKLTVTFRDYKEDISKKLKEVKESENQLKVSLMQCDREREELERKFAELEREREGLRQNICELKEVHGRLESVSTERVQLQSHVQQLSDQLKKLQKELDEKETQLQATASVRRENEDLRLLTACQEQRVAQALREKELDRTELTSLEGILDLLHLRENRDGALCVNPCSLPSFSYTNTTESLKQKSGERYQKLLAVLQMAEREKTRQASAAQSLQERLTRAQEEISSLQASITERSSHYQQLHNQLLEKATQATSFEKELKKKILRVAVLEKQLQEKSSAYSQAAIKTSQLEQELLEKASSIQHYQLVLSKKQKEHKQSMEKSKVSQSHKCKELEDKIEVLRLSLAQKETEIEELEENMSELLREKQVSQQRATLLQASIEQLTEDFQARSKCSEEKLRGIEEQAADSASKVRSLQTELSCCKEELSCCLQQMEEVKKHHERELERKNVELSELQEELRRKCLAYQRSSEENLELQNSIQNQHTMLQESTSRIAQLEESQSQLQSQVSQLEKELEKERSALSQALRRREREVEEATQEVQKKQRQAAELSGSITQLSSEMNKCRVELSDMELELLRLRRDSSAKASQLGQMEETLRETKGMLDKKSEMVIDLEEKLHRSEMDRRNSLQQGQLLEGQLQEVRGELADTLDHLQELRDVLQRSQLTSDQRQATIDKLAAELRESQRELEERNHEVLDLDSALKERQGELQQRAQLLGQLDVVIKDHKLEMERKVEYLQDSLEKSQKEIRDRDQKVQFLTERLEMLKSQLQVKEELEKGALEHGQQLRVYREQLQKTVHDLQDSHTRCDALNTQLNDVTQQARQKESEVQHLREEMAEMERSFTQTEVRLQAVVTALQQELEQQREEHHKELSALQQTRGQLLKVSDQISNSLRNSQEQLMQRLQQARDQLEEARATSAHLHAELHSKEQLLQSANETLLIKESELTRLQARLSSLERATELHNITLRHKPSTPPPLSPPLKDFILQSSLSPSKKTSSAHSSLSFLHKAFSDTSLELSESLKADVQAALLPPPSPDQAWQGLSTHETTSATDMSFNPLTYMLDREETEEQEETDLESLSGMLRFVNQTLALQEQQSLCDSSTHKSGT